Below is a window of Lacibacter sp. H407 DNA.
ATATCAACTGATAAACTTTTATGACCAAGCGGTTTGCTTACCAGCTTTCCATTTTCTCTGGCAGTACCACCTTCGCCTAGCCGGCTGGCCATGGTGGTAGCAGTACCATGACTGATCTGTCCACCTTTTGGAAGAAACGCTAACTGCAGATGCGTGGCATCCGGCAGTTGTTCTTTCAAATGCAATGCGGTACAATCCGTCGGAATAACATCAAACCCTGCACCGGGCATCAGCATCACATTGGCCTGCCTTGCTGCAGCACCATATTTTTTGATGCGTTCAAAAACAGAAATATCGCCATTGATGTCGATGTAATGTGTGTTAGTAGCAATACATGCTTCCACCATTTGTTTGCAGGTGTTGGCAAATGGTCCTGCCGCATGAATTACTAATTGTACATCTTGTAGTTGTTGTTGCAATTGATTTACATCATCCAATGAAAAAATACGATAAGGTAATTGTAGCCGTTCCGCTACTGAACGGATCAGCGTTTCATTTCGTCCGGCAAGCACAGGTGTTATGCCGTATTCTTTTGCATAACGTGCAATCAATTCGCCGGTATATCCATTGGCGCCATAAAGCAGCACTTGAATTTTATGCATTGATGTGAAATTAGAATTCGATCAGTGCAATAATTTCTTCGAGGTATTGTTGATCTGTTTCGTCGAACGTATTTAAATCAGCACTGTCCACATCCAATACGCCTGCTACTTTTGTATTGCGGATGATAGGTATTACAATTTCTGATCTGCTTAAACTGCTGCAGGCAATATGGCCAGGGAATTGTTCTACATCTTCAACGATCACGGTTCTTGCTTCGGCCCACGATGTGCCACAAACGCCTTTCCCTTTGCGGATGCGGGTACAGGCAACAGGTCCCTGGAACGGTCCCAGTACCAGTTCTTCACTTTTATCAGAAAATGCTTTCGCCGAACTTGGCTTTACCAGATAAAACCCAACCCACAACCAGCCAAATTGCTCTTTCAATGCGGCGCATATGTTGGCAAGATTGGCAACCAGATCGGGTTCACCTTCCAGCAATCCCTTGATCTGTGGTATTAATTGTTGGTATTGTTCTTCCTTGGTGCCTTGTATAATGAGGAGATCTTCTGCCATGGGAAATGATTTCTGCAAAGGTAGGAGAATGGGTGATAGGCAATCGTTAATAGTCAATGGCCAATAGGCAATGTGCAATACGCAAAACAAACCTTATTGTTAATTGCTTCTTGACTATTGTCTGTTGCAAATTGCTTATTGCAGCCTTATTTCTTCACAACAACCTGTATCGTCTTCTCAATTTTTTCTGCACTGATCTTGATCTGGTATGTTCCGGCTGCTAACGTACTTGTATTAAAACGGATCAGTTGTTTCCCGGTCGATTGAATCGCATCGGCCAGTTTCATCACTTCTTTTCCGTTATTATCAAGTACGCTGAGTGTTACCTGCATTCGTTTCGGTAATGTATAACTGATGATGGTGAACGAAGTTGCAGGGTTTGGTTCGGCCAGCAAAACAAATTCAGGTGTAACAGCAGGGACTTCAACAGATGGTGTTGGTTTTTCTGTTGTCGGTTTTGCAACAACTGGATTTGTAACAGGCTCCGGCGGTGTAACGATCACCTGCGTAATAGGAATAAAGGAAGCTTTTACAACAGTACCACGTTCGCTTTCATTATGAAAACGATCCAATGCCGTAACAACATAATAATACTCGGCAGGAACAAGATTACTGTCGACATAGGAAGTAGTTTGTGCATTGCCGGTGATCAACTGGATCGCATCCGCATCATTGAGATCGATAGCATCGCTGTTGAAACGGTACACAACAAACTGCCGCACCTTATCCAGTTCACTGGTTGCAAGAGGAGCTGCACTCCAGCTAAGTTGCACATGATTGTTGCGGATGGTTGCAGTAACATTTTTTACAGGTTGCGGAGCTGTATTGTGTCGCCATGGCATCGTTGGAAGT
It encodes the following:
- a CDS encoding saccharopine dehydrogenase family protein, with amino-acid sequence MHKIQVLLYGANGYTGELIARYAKEYGITPVLAGRNETLIRSVAERLQLPYRIFSLDDVNQLQQQLQDVQLVIHAAGPFANTCKQMVEACIATNTHYIDINGDISVFERIKKYGAAARQANVMLMPGAGFDVIPTDCTALHLKEQLPDATHLQLAFLPKGGQISHGTATTMASRLGEGGTARENGKLVSKPLGHKSLSVDINGKKLFTMTIPWGDISTAYHTTGIENIEVYTGMKPTVYRFLKFQFLFNWILRKQFVRSWIQQKINSRPAGPTDEQRATAKTTVWGKVWNAKGETKTSVLECADGYSVTAWGCLLITQKIMKGDLKTGYQTPASCYGKDLILEIPKSKRIS
- a CDS encoding GAF domain-containing protein gives rise to the protein MAEDLLIIQGTKEEQYQQLIPQIKGLLEGEPDLVANLANICAALKEQFGWLWVGFYLVKPSSAKAFSDKSEELVLGPFQGPVACTRIRKGKGVCGTSWAEARTVIVEDVEQFPGHIACSSLSRSEIVIPIIRNTKVAGVLDVDSADLNTFDETDQQYLEEIIALIEF